From one Amaranthus tricolor cultivar Red isolate AtriRed21 chromosome 17, ASM2621246v1, whole genome shotgun sequence genomic stretch:
- the LOC130804225 gene encoding calmodulin-like protein 2 yields MLGIRKVYQMLMNNVVPSLGVVPHSNTSLSTSNKIINEAQAQESRAKALITIFGMDKDGRIAKDKACKVVKQLGLVKEDNDESSFYMLEEQLEAKKVFLELEQEEKREKEQLLRQAFKVFDEDGDGFIDAKEIKRVLMCLGLDNGWDMKEIEKMIKVVDLNLDGKVDFQEFELMMG; encoded by the coding sequence ATGTTAGGCATTAGGAAAGTCTATCAAATGCTAATGAACAATGTTGTTCCATCTCTAGGAGTAGTTCCTCACTCAAACACTTCTCTTTCAACCTCAAATAAGATCATAAATGAAGCTCAAGCCCAAGAATCAAGGGCAAAAGCATTAATAACTATTTTTGGGATGGACAAAGATGGAAGAATAGCCAAAGATAAAGCATGTAAAGTGGTAAAGCAACTAGGGTTAGtgaaggaagataatgatgaatCAAGCTTTTACATGCTTGAAGAACAACTTGAGGCTAAAAAAGTCTTCCTTGAGcttgaacaagaagaaaaaagagaaaaagaacaACTTCTTAGACAAGCTTTTAAGGTGTTTGATGAAGATGGTGATGGGTTTATTGATGCAAAAGAGATTAAGAGAGTTTTAATGTGTTTAGGGTTGGATAATGGATGGGATATGAAAGAAATTGAGAAGATGATTAAGGTGGTTGATCTTAATCTTGATGGGAAGGTTGATTTTCAAGAGTTTGAGTTGATGATgggataa
- the LOC130803845 gene encoding uncharacterized protein LOC130803845 isoform X1: MFSFSYEVKIKKYLSRVMAWGNVYKRRIKVFTLALIIYLDYKALQQRGKWIKNKTKKAALWKKAHERNARRILNFMIQMEGLWVKLGQYLSTRADVLPEAYIQLLKQLQDSLPPRPLKEVCNTIEKEMGKSLEELFSKFVEVPLATASIAQVHRATLINGQEVVVKVQHDGIKRVILEDLKNAKSIVEWIAWAEPVYNFNPMIDEWCREAPKELDFNIEAENTQKVARNLGCDKSNSYTRGTNLVDVLIPEVIQSTEKVIILEYMDGVRLNDLDALQALGVDRKKLVEEITRAYAHQIYVDGLFNGDPHPGNFLVSKEYPHRPILLDFGLTKSLPMTTKQALAKMLLAAAEGDHVALLSAFAEMGLKLRMDLPEQAMEVTTVFFRSSTPASEASETLKNFTEERAKKMKDLQEKLKLDDKQAKRFNPVDAFPGDIVIFTRVLNLLRGLSATMDVRIVYFEIMRPFAESVLGGIINNGPATSTQWLCDTPVHSDVEGKLRMLLTDLGNAGKILGIQICAYKDGEVIIDTAAGVLGKYDPRPVQPDSLFPVFSVTKGITAGLLHWLVDNSKLRYDENISSIWPEFASNSKDMIKVHHVLNHTSGLHNALANIMKENPLLVSDWNECLQRIAESIPECEPGQLQLYHYLSFGWLCGGIVEHATGKKFQEILEEAFIRPLSIEGELYIGIPPGVEDRLAALTLDTDDLKKLSLLSARSDLPSTFQPSQIAQVATALPALFNSLFVRRAIIPAANGHCSARALARYYASLADCGAIPKLPSSAPPLGSHIHIPKFTSEKLHKKENSTRKKRLNVVSLCRTMMSENFNHEKRKKSVKTSSYDRVPSDEGSSTSSNLEENTYDVDMKRDDHKKTIVKIFSNFRIHDAFMGFGEYESFALPNGDFGLGFKRITSNDGSVIGFGHSGMGGSTGFCDVKNRFSIAITLNKMSFGAVTGKIIQLVCSELNLPMPRELKGLGDGEGSSEMISEMPLIN, from the exons ATGTTCTCTTTTTCTTATGAAGTGAAGATCAAGAAGTATCTCTCTCGCGTCATGGCGTGGGGGAATGTGTATAAAAGGCGAATCAAAGTCTTTACCTTGGCCTTAATAATATACCTGGATTATAAG GCTTTGCAGCAGAGAGGTAAATGgattaaaaacaaaactaaaaaggCTGCTTTGTGGAAAAAAGCTCATGAGCGCAATGCGAGGCGTATTCTCAACTTCATGATACAAATGGAAGGTTTGTGGGTAAAacttggacaatatttgtctaCACGTGCTGATGTTCTTCCTGAAGCCTATATTCAGCTTCTCAAACAACTACAAGATTCTCTTCCTCCTCGACCCTTGAAGGAG GTGTGCAACACTATAGAGAAGGAGATGGGAAAATCTTTGGAGGAACTATTTTCGAAATTCGTAGAAGTCCCTCTGGCTACAGCATCA ATAGCACAAGTTCATCGTGCTACTCTAATAAATGGACAGGAAGTGGTGGTCAAAGTTCAGCATGATGGAATCAAGCGTGTTATATTGGAG GACTTGAAGAATGCTAAGTCAATTGTAGAGTGGATAGCTTGGGCTGAACCTGTTTACAATTTCAACCCCATGATAGATGAATGGTGCAGAGAAGCACCTAAAGAACTTGATTTTAACATTGAGGCTG AGAATACCCAAAAGGTGGCCAGAAATCTTGGTTGTGACAAGTCAAATAGTTATACAAGGGGTACAAATCTTGTTGATGTTTTGATTCCAGAAGTTATACAG TCTACTGAGAAAGTGATTATTTTGGAGTACATGGATGGGGTTCGCTTAAATGATTTAGATGCTCTGCAAGCATTGGGTGTTGATAGAAAAAAGCTGGTGGAGGAAATTACTCGTGCGTATGCCCaccaaatttatgttgatggcCTCTTCAATGGTGATCCCCATCCTG GAAACTTTCTTGTGAGCAAAGAGTATCCACATCGTCCGATTCTGCTAGACTTTGGCCTCACAAAGTCCCTTCCTATGACCACAAAACAAGCTTTGGCAAAAATGCTCTTAGCAGCTGCGGAG GGGGATCATGTGGCTCTTTTGTCTGCATTTGCAGAAATGGGACTTAAATTACGCATGGACTTACCCGAACAGGCAATGGAGGTGACAACTGTTTTCTTTCGTAGCTCTACTCCTGCAAGTGAAGCTTCT GAAACATTGAAGAACTTCACAGAAGAAAGAGCAAAAAAAATGAAGGACTTGCAGGAAAAATTGAAGCTTGATGATAAACAAGCTAAACGGTTTAATCCT GTTGATGCCTTTCCTGGAGATATAGTGATATTTACTCGGGTGCTTAATCTTTTAAGAG GTCTTTCTGCTACAATGGATGTTCGCATTGTCTACTTTGAAATCATGAGACCATTTGCCGAGTCTGTTTTGGGAGG AATCATTAATAATGGACCAGCAACAAGTACACAATGGCTCTGTGATACTCCTGTGCATTCAGATGTGGAGGGCAAGCTGCGGATGCTCTTAACTGATCTGGGAAATGCCGGAAAGATACTTGGAATTCAG ATTTGTGCCTACAAGGATGGGGAAGTCATCATTGACACTGCTGCTGGAGTGCTTGGAAAGTACGATCCCCGCCCTGTTCAGCCTGATTCATTGTTTCCTGTCTTTTCAGTAACAAAGGGCATAACAGCAGGACTGCTTCATTGGTTAGTGGATAACAG TAAGCTGAGGTATGATGAAAATATATCTTCTATATGGCCTGAATTTGCATCAAACAGTAAGGATATGATAAAG GTTCATCATGTTCTTAATCATACATCTGGTCTCCACAATGCATTGGCCAACATCATGAAAGAGAATCCTCTATTGGTATCTGATTGGAATGAGTGCTTGCAACGAATTGCTGAGTCCATTCCTGAGTGTGAACCTGGTCAACTGCAGCTGTATCATTATCTTTCATTTGGATGGCTATGTGGTGGAATTGTTGAG CATGCAACTGGGAAGAAATTTCAGGAGATTCTTGAAGAAGCATTCATTCGTCCGCTAAGTATTGAGGGTGAGCTGTATATTGGCATCCCCCCAG GAGTTGAAGATCGACTAGCAGCACTTACGCTGGACACTGATGATCTTAAGAAGCTGTCTTTGTTGAGTGCTCGTTCTGACCTGCCTTCCACCTTCCAGCCTAGCCAAATTGCTCAGGTTGCCACTGCACTCCCTGCTCTATTCAATTCTCTATTTGTCCGCCGTGCTATCATCCCTGCTGCTAATGGACACTGCTCTGCTCGTGCTCTGGCACGTTATTATGCTTCATTGGCCGATTGTGGAGCTATTCCGAAACTACCCTCTTCCGCACCGCCCCTTGGAAGCCACATCCATATTCCAAAGTTTACATCTGAGAAGCTTCATAAGAAAGAAAACAGTACCCGCAAGAAGCGTCTAAATGTGGTTTCTCTATGCAGAACCATGATgtctgaaaattttaatcaTGAAAAACGTAAAAAGAGTGTGAAGACTTCTAGTTACGATAGAGTTCCGAGTGATGAGGGTAGTAGCACTAGCAGCAACCTTGAGGAAAATACATATGACGTAGATATGAAACGTGATGATCACAAAAAGACAATTGTGAAGATTTTCAGTAACTTTAGAATTCATGATGCCTTCATGGGTTTTGGAGAATATGAGAGCTTTGCTTTGCCAAACGGAGATTTCGGGTTAGGATTTAAGCGTATAACTTCCAATGATGGATCTGTTATTGGCTTTGGTCACTCGGGAATGGGTGGATCAACTGGTTTTTGTGACGTAAAAAACAGGTTTTCTATAGCCATTACCCTAAACAAAATGTCATTCGGGGCTGTCACGGGAAAGATTATTCAGCTGGTTTGTTCAGAATTGAACCTCCCCATGCCCCGGGAGTTGAAAGGTCTCGGTGACGGGGAAGGAAGTTCAGAGATGATTTCTGAAATGCCTTTGATTAATtaa
- the LOC130803845 gene encoding uncharacterized protein LOC130803845 isoform X3, whose protein sequence is MGKSLEELFSKFVEVPLATASIAQVHRATLINGQEVVVKVQHDGIKRVILEDLKNAKSIVEWIAWAEPVYNFNPMIDEWCREAPKELDFNIEAENTQKVARNLGCDKSNSYTRGTNLVDVLIPEVIQSTEKVIILEYMDGVRLNDLDALQALGVDRKKLVEEITRAYAHQIYVDGLFNGDPHPGNFLVSKEYPHRPILLDFGLTKSLPMTTKQALAKMLLAAAEGDHVALLSAFAEMGLKLRMDLPEQAMEVTTVFFRSSTPASEASETLKNFTEERAKKMKDLQEKLKLDDKQAKRFNPVDAFPGDIVIFTRVLNLLRGLSATMDVRIVYFEIMRPFAESVLGGIINNGPATSTQWLCDTPVHSDVEGKLRMLLTDLGNAGKILGIQICAYKDGEVIIDTAAGVLGKYDPRPVQPDSLFPVFSVTKGITAGLLHWLVDNSKLRYDENISSIWPEFASNSKDMIKVHHVLNHTSGLHNALANIMKENPLLVSDWNECLQRIAESIPECEPGQLQLYHYLSFGWLCGGIVEHATGKKFQEILEEAFIRPLSIEGELYIGIPPGVEDRLAALTLDTDDLKKLSLLSARSDLPSTFQPSQIAQVATALPALFNSLFVRRAIIPAANGHCSARALARYYASLADCGAIPKLPSSAPPLGSHIHIPKFTSEKLHKKENSTRKKRLNVVSLCRTMMSENFNHEKRKKSVKTSSYDRVPSDEGSSTSSNLEENTYDVDMKRDDHKKTIVKIFSNFRIHDAFMGFGEYESFALPNGDFGLGFKRITSNDGSVIGFGHSGMGGSTGFCDVKNRFSIAITLNKMSFGAVTGKIIQLVCSELNLPMPRELKGLGDGEGSSEMISEMPLIN, encoded by the exons ATGGGAAAATCTTTGGAGGAACTATTTTCGAAATTCGTAGAAGTCCCTCTGGCTACAGCATCA ATAGCACAAGTTCATCGTGCTACTCTAATAAATGGACAGGAAGTGGTGGTCAAAGTTCAGCATGATGGAATCAAGCGTGTTATATTGGAG GACTTGAAGAATGCTAAGTCAATTGTAGAGTGGATAGCTTGGGCTGAACCTGTTTACAATTTCAACCCCATGATAGATGAATGGTGCAGAGAAGCACCTAAAGAACTTGATTTTAACATTGAGGCTG AGAATACCCAAAAGGTGGCCAGAAATCTTGGTTGTGACAAGTCAAATAGTTATACAAGGGGTACAAATCTTGTTGATGTTTTGATTCCAGAAGTTATACAG TCTACTGAGAAAGTGATTATTTTGGAGTACATGGATGGGGTTCGCTTAAATGATTTAGATGCTCTGCAAGCATTGGGTGTTGATAGAAAAAAGCTGGTGGAGGAAATTACTCGTGCGTATGCCCaccaaatttatgttgatggcCTCTTCAATGGTGATCCCCATCCTG GAAACTTTCTTGTGAGCAAAGAGTATCCACATCGTCCGATTCTGCTAGACTTTGGCCTCACAAAGTCCCTTCCTATGACCACAAAACAAGCTTTGGCAAAAATGCTCTTAGCAGCTGCGGAG GGGGATCATGTGGCTCTTTTGTCTGCATTTGCAGAAATGGGACTTAAATTACGCATGGACTTACCCGAACAGGCAATGGAGGTGACAACTGTTTTCTTTCGTAGCTCTACTCCTGCAAGTGAAGCTTCT GAAACATTGAAGAACTTCACAGAAGAAAGAGCAAAAAAAATGAAGGACTTGCAGGAAAAATTGAAGCTTGATGATAAACAAGCTAAACGGTTTAATCCT GTTGATGCCTTTCCTGGAGATATAGTGATATTTACTCGGGTGCTTAATCTTTTAAGAG GTCTTTCTGCTACAATGGATGTTCGCATTGTCTACTTTGAAATCATGAGACCATTTGCCGAGTCTGTTTTGGGAGG AATCATTAATAATGGACCAGCAACAAGTACACAATGGCTCTGTGATACTCCTGTGCATTCAGATGTGGAGGGCAAGCTGCGGATGCTCTTAACTGATCTGGGAAATGCCGGAAAGATACTTGGAATTCAG ATTTGTGCCTACAAGGATGGGGAAGTCATCATTGACACTGCTGCTGGAGTGCTTGGAAAGTACGATCCCCGCCCTGTTCAGCCTGATTCATTGTTTCCTGTCTTTTCAGTAACAAAGGGCATAACAGCAGGACTGCTTCATTGGTTAGTGGATAACAG TAAGCTGAGGTATGATGAAAATATATCTTCTATATGGCCTGAATTTGCATCAAACAGTAAGGATATGATAAAG GTTCATCATGTTCTTAATCATACATCTGGTCTCCACAATGCATTGGCCAACATCATGAAAGAGAATCCTCTATTGGTATCTGATTGGAATGAGTGCTTGCAACGAATTGCTGAGTCCATTCCTGAGTGTGAACCTGGTCAACTGCAGCTGTATCATTATCTTTCATTTGGATGGCTATGTGGTGGAATTGTTGAG CATGCAACTGGGAAGAAATTTCAGGAGATTCTTGAAGAAGCATTCATTCGTCCGCTAAGTATTGAGGGTGAGCTGTATATTGGCATCCCCCCAG GAGTTGAAGATCGACTAGCAGCACTTACGCTGGACACTGATGATCTTAAGAAGCTGTCTTTGTTGAGTGCTCGTTCTGACCTGCCTTCCACCTTCCAGCCTAGCCAAATTGCTCAGGTTGCCACTGCACTCCCTGCTCTATTCAATTCTCTATTTGTCCGCCGTGCTATCATCCCTGCTGCTAATGGACACTGCTCTGCTCGTGCTCTGGCACGTTATTATGCTTCATTGGCCGATTGTGGAGCTATTCCGAAACTACCCTCTTCCGCACCGCCCCTTGGAAGCCACATCCATATTCCAAAGTTTACATCTGAGAAGCTTCATAAGAAAGAAAACAGTACCCGCAAGAAGCGTCTAAATGTGGTTTCTCTATGCAGAACCATGATgtctgaaaattttaatcaTGAAAAACGTAAAAAGAGTGTGAAGACTTCTAGTTACGATAGAGTTCCGAGTGATGAGGGTAGTAGCACTAGCAGCAACCTTGAGGAAAATACATATGACGTAGATATGAAACGTGATGATCACAAAAAGACAATTGTGAAGATTTTCAGTAACTTTAGAATTCATGATGCCTTCATGGGTTTTGGAGAATATGAGAGCTTTGCTTTGCCAAACGGAGATTTCGGGTTAGGATTTAAGCGTATAACTTCCAATGATGGATCTGTTATTGGCTTTGGTCACTCGGGAATGGGTGGATCAACTGGTTTTTGTGACGTAAAAAACAGGTTTTCTATAGCCATTACCCTAAACAAAATGTCATTCGGGGCTGTCACGGGAAAGATTATTCAGCTGGTTTGTTCAGAATTGAACCTCCCCATGCCCCGGGAGTTGAAAGGTCTCGGTGACGGGGAAGGAAGTTCAGAGATGATTTCTGAAATGCCTTTGATTAATtaa
- the LOC130803845 gene encoding uncharacterized protein LOC130803845 isoform X2, which produces MAWGNVYKRRIKVFTLALIIYLDYKALQQRGKWIKNKTKKAALWKKAHERNARRILNFMIQMEGLWVKLGQYLSTRADVLPEAYIQLLKQLQDSLPPRPLKEVCNTIEKEMGKSLEELFSKFVEVPLATASIAQVHRATLINGQEVVVKVQHDGIKRVILEDLKNAKSIVEWIAWAEPVYNFNPMIDEWCREAPKELDFNIEAENTQKVARNLGCDKSNSYTRGTNLVDVLIPEVIQSTEKVIILEYMDGVRLNDLDALQALGVDRKKLVEEITRAYAHQIYVDGLFNGDPHPGNFLVSKEYPHRPILLDFGLTKSLPMTTKQALAKMLLAAAEGDHVALLSAFAEMGLKLRMDLPEQAMEVTTVFFRSSTPASEASETLKNFTEERAKKMKDLQEKLKLDDKQAKRFNPVDAFPGDIVIFTRVLNLLRGLSATMDVRIVYFEIMRPFAESVLGGIINNGPATSTQWLCDTPVHSDVEGKLRMLLTDLGNAGKILGIQICAYKDGEVIIDTAAGVLGKYDPRPVQPDSLFPVFSVTKGITAGLLHWLVDNSKLRYDENISSIWPEFASNSKDMIKVHHVLNHTSGLHNALANIMKENPLLVSDWNECLQRIAESIPECEPGQLQLYHYLSFGWLCGGIVEHATGKKFQEILEEAFIRPLSIEGELYIGIPPGVEDRLAALTLDTDDLKKLSLLSARSDLPSTFQPSQIAQVATALPALFNSLFVRRAIIPAANGHCSARALARYYASLADCGAIPKLPSSAPPLGSHIHIPKFTSEKLHKKENSTRKKRLNVVSLCRTMMSENFNHEKRKKSVKTSSYDRVPSDEGSSTSSNLEENTYDVDMKRDDHKKTIVKIFSNFRIHDAFMGFGEYESFALPNGDFGLGFKRITSNDGSVIGFGHSGMGGSTGFCDVKNRFSIAITLNKMSFGAVTGKIIQLVCSELNLPMPRELKGLGDGEGSSEMISEMPLIN; this is translated from the exons ATGGCGTGGGGGAATGTGTATAAAAGGCGAATCAAAGTCTTTACCTTGGCCTTAATAATATACCTGGATTATAAG GCTTTGCAGCAGAGAGGTAAATGgattaaaaacaaaactaaaaaggCTGCTTTGTGGAAAAAAGCTCATGAGCGCAATGCGAGGCGTATTCTCAACTTCATGATACAAATGGAAGGTTTGTGGGTAAAacttggacaatatttgtctaCACGTGCTGATGTTCTTCCTGAAGCCTATATTCAGCTTCTCAAACAACTACAAGATTCTCTTCCTCCTCGACCCTTGAAGGAG GTGTGCAACACTATAGAGAAGGAGATGGGAAAATCTTTGGAGGAACTATTTTCGAAATTCGTAGAAGTCCCTCTGGCTACAGCATCA ATAGCACAAGTTCATCGTGCTACTCTAATAAATGGACAGGAAGTGGTGGTCAAAGTTCAGCATGATGGAATCAAGCGTGTTATATTGGAG GACTTGAAGAATGCTAAGTCAATTGTAGAGTGGATAGCTTGGGCTGAACCTGTTTACAATTTCAACCCCATGATAGATGAATGGTGCAGAGAAGCACCTAAAGAACTTGATTTTAACATTGAGGCTG AGAATACCCAAAAGGTGGCCAGAAATCTTGGTTGTGACAAGTCAAATAGTTATACAAGGGGTACAAATCTTGTTGATGTTTTGATTCCAGAAGTTATACAG TCTACTGAGAAAGTGATTATTTTGGAGTACATGGATGGGGTTCGCTTAAATGATTTAGATGCTCTGCAAGCATTGGGTGTTGATAGAAAAAAGCTGGTGGAGGAAATTACTCGTGCGTATGCCCaccaaatttatgttgatggcCTCTTCAATGGTGATCCCCATCCTG GAAACTTTCTTGTGAGCAAAGAGTATCCACATCGTCCGATTCTGCTAGACTTTGGCCTCACAAAGTCCCTTCCTATGACCACAAAACAAGCTTTGGCAAAAATGCTCTTAGCAGCTGCGGAG GGGGATCATGTGGCTCTTTTGTCTGCATTTGCAGAAATGGGACTTAAATTACGCATGGACTTACCCGAACAGGCAATGGAGGTGACAACTGTTTTCTTTCGTAGCTCTACTCCTGCAAGTGAAGCTTCT GAAACATTGAAGAACTTCACAGAAGAAAGAGCAAAAAAAATGAAGGACTTGCAGGAAAAATTGAAGCTTGATGATAAACAAGCTAAACGGTTTAATCCT GTTGATGCCTTTCCTGGAGATATAGTGATATTTACTCGGGTGCTTAATCTTTTAAGAG GTCTTTCTGCTACAATGGATGTTCGCATTGTCTACTTTGAAATCATGAGACCATTTGCCGAGTCTGTTTTGGGAGG AATCATTAATAATGGACCAGCAACAAGTACACAATGGCTCTGTGATACTCCTGTGCATTCAGATGTGGAGGGCAAGCTGCGGATGCTCTTAACTGATCTGGGAAATGCCGGAAAGATACTTGGAATTCAG ATTTGTGCCTACAAGGATGGGGAAGTCATCATTGACACTGCTGCTGGAGTGCTTGGAAAGTACGATCCCCGCCCTGTTCAGCCTGATTCATTGTTTCCTGTCTTTTCAGTAACAAAGGGCATAACAGCAGGACTGCTTCATTGGTTAGTGGATAACAG TAAGCTGAGGTATGATGAAAATATATCTTCTATATGGCCTGAATTTGCATCAAACAGTAAGGATATGATAAAG GTTCATCATGTTCTTAATCATACATCTGGTCTCCACAATGCATTGGCCAACATCATGAAAGAGAATCCTCTATTGGTATCTGATTGGAATGAGTGCTTGCAACGAATTGCTGAGTCCATTCCTGAGTGTGAACCTGGTCAACTGCAGCTGTATCATTATCTTTCATTTGGATGGCTATGTGGTGGAATTGTTGAG CATGCAACTGGGAAGAAATTTCAGGAGATTCTTGAAGAAGCATTCATTCGTCCGCTAAGTATTGAGGGTGAGCTGTATATTGGCATCCCCCCAG GAGTTGAAGATCGACTAGCAGCACTTACGCTGGACACTGATGATCTTAAGAAGCTGTCTTTGTTGAGTGCTCGTTCTGACCTGCCTTCCACCTTCCAGCCTAGCCAAATTGCTCAGGTTGCCACTGCACTCCCTGCTCTATTCAATTCTCTATTTGTCCGCCGTGCTATCATCCCTGCTGCTAATGGACACTGCTCTGCTCGTGCTCTGGCACGTTATTATGCTTCATTGGCCGATTGTGGAGCTATTCCGAAACTACCCTCTTCCGCACCGCCCCTTGGAAGCCACATCCATATTCCAAAGTTTACATCTGAGAAGCTTCATAAGAAAGAAAACAGTACCCGCAAGAAGCGTCTAAATGTGGTTTCTCTATGCAGAACCATGATgtctgaaaattttaatcaTGAAAAACGTAAAAAGAGTGTGAAGACTTCTAGTTACGATAGAGTTCCGAGTGATGAGGGTAGTAGCACTAGCAGCAACCTTGAGGAAAATACATATGACGTAGATATGAAACGTGATGATCACAAAAAGACAATTGTGAAGATTTTCAGTAACTTTAGAATTCATGATGCCTTCATGGGTTTTGGAGAATATGAGAGCTTTGCTTTGCCAAACGGAGATTTCGGGTTAGGATTTAAGCGTATAACTTCCAATGATGGATCTGTTATTGGCTTTGGTCACTCGGGAATGGGTGGATCAACTGGTTTTTGTGACGTAAAAAACAGGTTTTCTATAGCCATTACCCTAAACAAAATGTCATTCGGGGCTGTCACGGGAAAGATTATTCAGCTGGTTTGTTCAGAATTGAACCTCCCCATGCCCCGGGAGTTGAAAGGTCTCGGTGACGGGGAAGGAAGTTCAGAGATGATTTCTGAAATGCCTTTGATTAATtaa